The following nucleotide sequence is from Tardiphaga alba.
GCAGGTCGATGCGGGCGGGATCGTTGCGTCCGTCGAATAGCGCCAGGATCGCTTCATGCAGGAGGCGCGAGACACGGACGACGAATTCGGATGCGAGATCGTCGTTCGGCGCGCGGGCCAGCCACTCGGTGTTGAAATAGAGCGAGCGCATTTCGATATCGGCGAGCACGTCGATGGCGTGGGGCAGGTGGGCCGGCACCCAGACCGCGCGATCAGGCGGCACCAGCCAGCGTCCCTTCGGTGTCGTCACCTGCATGGTGCCGGCGGCGGCATAGACGAGCTGGGCCTCGCGATGGGCATGGGTGTCGAGCCGGGTGCCTTTGGGATAGCGCGTCGCCAGCATATGGACGCCATCCGCCGTCGACCGACGACGGTCGGACAAGGGCAGGATTGGCGTGTCCACGATAGTCATTGGCGACATCCCGTTGCGCTCACTCCTTATAACGGCATCACTGGTCGCTTTGGAAATCGATTCATGAACTCGCCAACCCGCGTCATTACCCTCGTCAACGTCGCCCATTTCATCGATCACTACGCCATGCTCATTTTCGCGGCGGCGGTGCTGGTGATGGGGCCGGCCATGGGTAAGACCTATACGGAGCTTCTGCCCTATGCGACGCCGGGCTTCGTGGCTTTCGGCGCGGGATCGCTGTTTACCGGCTGGCTCGGCGACCGCTGGAGCCGCCGCCATATGATGGTGATCTTTTTCTACGGCATCGGCCTGTCGATGGTTTCCGTTGGCTTCGTGCAGACGCCGCTGCAACTCGGCGCGGCGCTGTTCGCGGTCGGCCTGTTCGCCTCGATCTACCACCCGGTCGGCACCGCGATGATCGTGTCCTATGCGGACAAACTCGGCAGCGCGATGGGCGTCAATGGCGTGTTCGGCAATTTCGGCGTCGCGTCCTCTGCACTGATCACCGGCGTGATCGGGCAGTATCTCGGCTGGCGCTGGGCTTTCATCATTCCCGGGCTTGCGACCATCGCGGCCGGCGTCGTGTTCATGCAGCAGGTCGCGCATGAAGACCGTTCCGGCTTCAAGCAAGCGGCCGCGCAGGCGCGCGTGGCGAAGTCGGACATGTGGCGCGTCATCGTCGCATTGCTGGTGACGGTCATTGCGATCTCCACCGTGTTCAATGCCATCACCATTGCGCTGCCAAAGCTGTTTGCCGAACGCCTGACGGAGCTTACGCAAAGCCCGGCCACGCTCGGCGTCATCGCCGCTTGCGTCTATGTGTTCGGTGCGCTGACGCAGTACAATATCGGCTGGCTGATCGATCGCTATTCGTTGAAGGCCGTTTGCCTGCCGCTCTCGCTGCTGCTGGCGCCGTTTCTGTACTTCGCCGCCACGCTGTCGAATGAAGGGCTGATCCTGGTTGCGATCGGCGTCATCATCGGCCTGTTCGGGCAGATCACGGTCAACGAGACGATCGTCGGCAAATACACGGCAGAGGAATGGCGCTCGCGCGCTTATGCGGTGCGCTACTTCGTCGGCTTCACCGCGGCCGGCGCCTCGGTCGGGCTGGTGGCTTGGCTATATGAAACCGGCGGCTTCATGCTGATGTTGCATTCCTTCGCCGCGCTATCCGTGCTGGTCATCATCGCGGCCTTGATCCTGCCGCCGGAACTCCCGGCCAAGACACAGACCTGAGCGTTCCACGAAATTCGCTTGGCGAACACGATGCCGCGGTATAGATAACCGCCATTCGTCCCGTGTGCCTGAGGGCCGGGTTGTAAGCGTTGCTTTTCGCGCATCCATTCATTTTGCCGCTGGCAGTTCCTTTATGGCGAGGGAATGTGCCGCGGTTTGCGGTGTTGCATCGATAGGCGAAGCCTCCATATCGTCTGTGATACTGCCCGTCGGAACCTATTGTGCTGAATTCACCCGTCGAATTTGAAACACTGGTCGATGAGATCTACGAGGCGAGTGTTGTCGCTGACCGCTGGCCGCGATTGCTGGATCGCTTGTCCGTAATTGCGGAAGGCGAAGGAGCGCTCATCTTCGCTGCTGCTCCCGGCGCGCCGCGCTGGCTCGCCTCTACCAGCATTCATGACCGGATCGAGCGCTGGACGCGCGGGCCTTTTGCCCAGCGCAATCCGCGTAGCGAGCGATTGGTCCCGAACACCGAAGCACGGTTCCTTACCGACCTCGATCGTTTCACGATCGAGGAGCTCGATAACGAGCCGTTTTATGAGGAGGTGCTTCGCAAAGGCGGACTTGGCTGGTGCGTCGGCACCACGATCCGGTCGCCAGCGGGCGATACGCTGGTGATCTCGGTCGAGAAGGCGCATGCCAAAGGGCCGGTGCCGCGTGCGGTCGCCGAGCAGCTGGACGTGCTGCGTCCGCATCTGGCACGCGCTGCCGTTTTGTCGGGGCGCCTCGGCTTCGAGCGTGCGCGCACCGCCGTCAACACGCTCGAAATGATCGGGCTGCCGGCGGCGGCCGTGCGGCACAACGGCAAGGCCGTCGCGGCGAATGCGGGCTTCCTGGCGCTGGCGCCGGCGGTCCATGTCGGCGCTCAGGATCAGGTGCAGTTTTCATCGCAGGCCGCGCAAACCATTTTTCAGGATGCGCTGACCAAACCCGCGACGCTGACCAAGACCGGGCGTTCGATCCCCGTTGCAGGGAGCGACGCCAATGCGCCCTTCATCGCGCATGTGCTGCCGCTGCGCCTGTCCGGTCTCGATCTGTTTGCCGGCGCGGTGTCCATCGTGTTTCTCACGCCGGTCACCGAGCAGCGCAGCCCGGGGCCGGAGCTGCTGCAGGCTTTGTTCGACCTCACGCCGGCAGAAGCCCGCATCGCCAGTTTGGTTATCGATGGCAAGTCGGTGGATTCGATTTCAAAAATTCAGAGCGTCAGCCTGAATACGGTGCGTACGCAGCTCAAATCGGTGTTTGTGAAGACTGGTGTGGATCGTCAGGTCGATCTCGTCCGGTTGCTCGGACAGCGCCCGGGACGATCAAGCTTTTCGTGATCGCGCAAAGAAAAAGGCCGGCACAAAGGCCGGCCTGATCCTCAATATCCCCACTGAAAAGTCTTGCAGTCGTCAATACATGGTCCGCCGAAGCGGTAATTTGGAACCGCCAAACTGCAAAACGCAGTCGCAAACCAGTCCCCCGGTACCGACGTAATCTATCTCGCAAGGCGCAGCGTCACCAATTTGGGTGAAATCTGCCGAATAAGTTGACTGAGCGTCTCAATTGCGCGGCGGGCCGGAACTATTCCGCCGCGGGGTGTCATAGAGCCGTCATTCCACGGATATCCGCCGCCATCCGACAACCCGGGCTTCAACACGGTCGCCTGTCTCCGCATTCTCCCATTGGCCATCGACATAGATGCAGGCGAATGGAAGCTGATAGGTGCCGCTGTGATCCTCGCACAGAACCTGCACGGCAAGCCCGGGAGCCGGCACGCCTTCGCCATCAAATTCCGCCAGTCGCCTTTCGCGCGTCGCCATTGAAACTCCGGATCGGGAACGGGCAATGCTCTGCGCCGTTCCTGTCGCTACTGGTTGACAGCACCGCATGACATCGCTTGGTTGACCTGTGATCTGCGGCGAAAGGACATGCAATGCGTGGTTGGACATTTCTTGCGGTGACTCTGGCGGCTATTTCGGGCGCCGCCAAGGCAGTGGCGCAGGATGTGCCCGGCATTGAAATCTGCACGGTCGAGAAGACCATGGAGCGTCGCACCAGTTGCCTGCAGAGCAATGTGAATTTCCTGCAGCAGACCGTCGGCAAGCTCAGGTTGGAGCAGCAAGCCAGACTGGACGCTGCCAACCGTCAGGTCGAAGCCTTGAAAGCCACAGTGGCGAGTCTGCAAAAGACCGTCGAGGAATTGCAGGCAGCACAGAAGAAGACTGTGCCACCGGCCAAGGACACGCCCACTCCAGCGAAGGATGCGCCGGCGCCGGCCAAGGAAAGCGCCAAATAGCGCTTGCTTACTCGCTGCTCAGCACCGGTCCAAATAACTCCCAGCGTTCGCCCTTAAAGCGCATCATCTGCAGTTGCTGAAGCGGGCTGTAGTCGGTGGCGCTGGTTTTCACGCGGGTGCCCGGCAAGAAGATGCCGACCTCGTAATCGAGGCTGGTGGCCTGCTTCATGACGTTGTCGCGGGTGAGGTTGTCGCCACATTGCTGCAGGATGTGGACCAGTGTGCGTGCGATCCCGAATCCATACAGCGTATAGATGTCGTTCTTGTCTCCGTCCGGATAGTATTTGTCCATGAAAGCGATCCACTCCTTGATGGTCGGATCGTCCTTCCATTGCGGGTCTGTCGGATCTTTCATATAGGCTGCGCTGATCACGCCCTGTGCATTGTCGAATCCTGCCGGCTTGATTACCGAGCCGACGGATTGTGAGACATTGACCAGCATCTGCACCGGCTTCCAATTCAGCTCGGCGACTTTCTTGATGGCCTGGGCTGCGAATTTCGGTGACGCGATATTGAGGAAGATGTCGGGATTGGCCGTCCTGATCTGGACGATCTGCGAATCCACCGTGGGCGAACTGGTCTCGAAGCTCGCCTGGGTTACGATCATTTTGTCAGCCTTGTCGCCGAGGCCTTCGCGCACACCGCTGAAATAGTCTTTCCCCATATCGTCGTTCTGGAAGAGCACGCCGATCTTGGCATCGGGATGGTTCTTCAAGATCCATGTCGCCCAGATACGCCCTTCATTGTGGTAGCTGGGCGACCAGCCCATGGTCCACGGGAAGTGCTTCGGGTCAGCCCATTTCGATGCGCCCGACGACACGAAGAGGTGCGGGACCTTCTTCATGTTCATGTATTTCTGGATCGCTGAATTGGTCGCCGTACCGAGCGGATTGAAGATCAGCAGGGCTTCATCGCTTTCGACGAGCTTCCTTGCTTGCTCGACGGTCTTGGGCGGAGAGTAGGCATCGTCATAACTGATGAAGTTGATCTTGCGTCCGTTGACGCCGCCTTGGTCATTGACCATGCGGAAATAGGCGGCTTCCGATTTTCCGATCGAGGCATAGGACGACGCCGGTCCACTATACGGCATGATGTTGCCGATTTTGATCTCGGTATCGGACGCGCCGGGGTCGTATTTCTTCTGCGCGGATGCGGGCAGAATGCAGGCGCCAATCAAAAAAACGGCGAGCGCAAGGGTAGTCTTGCGGGGCAATGAAGCGAACATTGTTTCCTCTGACGTTTCTTGTTGCCCGCGGGCATTCGCTGACCACCGGCTAATTGCAAGTAATGCATGTCCACGCATGGGCGCATAGCGACGTCAGCGGAGAACCCCTCTCCAGAAATGGAGAGGGGCGTTTCGCATGGTGGAACAGGCTTACGAAGCTTTCTCGCCGGACATCAAAGGTCCGAACAATTCCCAGCTTTCGCCCTTGAACTTCATCATCTGCAGTTGTTCGAGCGGGCTAAAGTCCGTCGGGCTGGTCTTGATCTTGGTGCCCGGCAGATAGATGCCGATCTCCATGTTCAGATTGGCAGCCTGCTTCATGATATTCTCGCGGGTGAGATCATCGCCGCATTGCTTGAGCACCTGCACGATACCTTGCGAGACGCCGTAACCGAACACGGTGGCGCCGTCGTCCTTGTCGCCTTCGGGATAATACTTGTCCATGAAGGCGCTCCATTCCTTCATGCCGGCGTCGTCCTTCCATGTCGGGTCCTTGGGATCCTTCATATAGGCGGCGCTCAGTACATCCTGCGAATTGGCGTAGCCGGCCGGCTTCATCACGCTGCCGACCGATGCCGAGACGTTGGTGACGATATGGACCGGCTTCCAGCCCATCTCGCCGACCTTCTTGATCGCCTGTGCCGCAAATTTCGGCGTGGCGATGTTGATGAAGATGTCGGGATTGGCCGCCTTGATCTGGACGATCTGCGAGTCCACTGTCGGTGATGCCGTTTCATAGGGCACTTCGGTGACGATGTAGTCCTTCAACTTGTCGCCGAAGCCTTCATGCAGGCCGACGATATAGTCCTTGCCGAAATCGTCATTGGCATAGAGCACGCCGACTTTTTTGCCAGGATGGTTCTTCATGATGTATTGCGCATAGATCCGTGCTTCGGCCTGGTAGCTGGGCTGCCATCCCATGGTCCATGGAAAATTCTTCGGATCAGCCCATTTTGCAGCGCCTGTGGACACGAACAGCTGCGGCACCTTCTTCGTGTTCATGTATTTCTGAATCGCCGTGTTTCCCGGCGTGCCCAGCGGGTTCAGGATGAACAGCACTTCGTCATTCTCGACCAGTTTGCGCGCCTGCTCGACGGTCTTCGGCGGCGAGTAGCCGTCGTCATAGCTGATGAAGGTGATCTTGCGGCCGTTGATACCGCCTTTCTCGTTGATCATCTTGAAATAGGCGGCCTCGGTCTTGCCGATGGTGGCGTAGGACGAAGCCGGCCCGCTATAGGGCATGATGTTGCCGATCTTGATCTCGGTATCGCTGGCGCCGGTGTCGTATTTCTTCTGAGCGTGGCTTGCAGTGGCAGGTAGCGCGAGAGCGAAGCTGGCGAGCGTGATGGCTCGCAGGACATTCCAGTCATGCATGACGATGGTCCTCCCTGTGGTTCGATCAACCGCACCGCCTGTCTGCGCAGGCTTGCATGATGCGGCTCGAATGGCGGGAGTATGCACCAAGCCTAACACTTGGAAAGCGAGATGCGCCGGCAATCGTCGCCGCGGCGCACAAGCGCCGCGGTATCGCGCTGCACAGGCGCTGGAGTTAGAGCATGATCTTATCCGAAAACTGGCGTCCACTTTTCGGGATCATGCTCTAGCGCCCCTTGAAATCGGCAGGACGCTTTTCGAGGAACGAAGCCATGCCCTCCCGAAAATCGTCGGTGCGAAACAGCGGCAGCAATTGCAGGAAGACGTGATGGACGTGTTCGCCGAAGTTCTCCGAGAGGCCGGCGCGCATCATGCGCTTGGCGGCCTGCACGGCAAGCGGCGCATTGGCGGCGATCTCGGTGGCGACGGCCCGACCGCGCGCCTGCAATTCTGCATCAGCGACAACTTCGTTGGTCAGGCCCATGTCGAGGCTCTCGCGTGCCGACAGCGTGCGACCAGTGAAGATCAGCTCGGCTGCTTTGGCCCAGCCGATCATGCGCGGCAGAAACCAGGTGCCGCCGGATTCCGGCACCACGCCGCGCTTGACGAAAGCGGCAGCGAATTTGGCGCTTTCCGCCATGATGCGGATGTCGCAATTGAGCGCGATGTCCATGCCATAGCCGGCCGCAGCGCCATTGAGCAGGCAGATGGTCGGCTTCTCCATGTTGAACATCACGATGGGCTGCGCGGACTTCATGTCGAGGGTGGTGCGCGAGCTGTTGGCGTCATTGGCCGAGCCGATGCCTTTGCCCTGGGTGGCGCTGACCATGTCGAGCCCGGCGCAGAACATCCGGCCGGCGGCGGTCAGGACGACAACACGCACGTCGGGATCGGCGTCGGCTTTGAGGAAAAGCGCGCTCAGCTGTGCCAGCATCTCGCGCGAAATCGTGTTCATCCGCTCGGGGCGATTGAGCGTGATCGTCGCGATATTGTCGGCGACGGAATAAAGCACTTCATCGGATGTGGATGATGCGACGGGCTCAGACATCTGCTTCCTCTTGGCGTTTCTTGTGGCGTTCTGTTTTTGTGACCGTAGCTAAGGCGGAATGGCGCCGGCGTGCAAGTGGCCATGCATTTGCGCGCCTTGGCAGGCTGAGACCGGTTTGATCTACTTCCTTCGTTCGCGCGCCGACATCGATCGGCGATCCAAGAAAAAGCCGAGGGAGGCCTGTCCATGTCCAGCCCAAATATCCGCGTTCTCGCCACCGATCTCGCATTCCCCGAAGGCCCCGTGGTGATGCCGGATGGCTCCGTGGTGCTGGTGGAAATCCGCGCGCAGCAACTGACGCGGGTCTATCCCGATGGCCGCAAGGAAGTCGTGGCCAAGATTCCGGGCGGCCCGAATGGCGCAGCGCTCGGGCCGGACGGCAAGATGTACATCACCAATAATGGCGGCTTCAGCTGGGTGCCGTCGCGCGGCACCTTGATGCCCCATGCGCCGGAGCCGCATGAATATATCGGCGGCGCGATCCAGCGCGTCGATCTCACCTCGGGCAAGGTCGAGACGCTGTTCACCAAATGCGGCGAGCACAATCTCAAGGGCCCCAACGATCTCGTCTTCGACAAGCAGGGCGGGCTGTGGTTCAGCGAACTCGGCAAGCGCCGCGCGCGCGACATGGATGTGGGCGGGGCCTATTATATCAAGCCGGGCATGAGCGAGATCACCGAACAGGTGATCGGCGTGCTGCCGGCCAACGGCATCGGTCTCTCGCCGGACGAGAAGACCATGTATATCGCCGAGACGCCGACCGGCCGGTTGTGGGCCTATAATGTCGGCTCGCCCGGCGAAGTGGTTGCGGCTGATACGATCTATCGCGGTGAACGCGGGCGGCCGATCTGCGGCCTCGGCGGCTATCAGATGTTCGACTCGCTGGCGGTGGAAGCGTCCGGCAATGTCTGCGTCGCCACGCTTGTGAGCGGCTGCATTTCCGTGATTGCGCCGGACGGCAAATTGGTCGAACAAGTCGAGACGGGCGATCGCGTGACGACGAATATCGCGTTTGGCGGACCGGAGCTGAAGACGGCCTACATCACGCTGTCGGGCAAGGGCGAGCTGATCGCGATGGACTGGCCGCGCGGTGGCCTGCCGCTGAATTTCTTGAATAAGTAGTCGTCATTGCGAGGAGCGATAGTGACGAAGCAATCCAGGGGCCGTGCGAAGAAAACTGGATTGCTTCGCCCAGGCAAAATTGGCAAAAGCCAATTTTGCCTGGGCTCGCAATGACGAAAGAGAGATACAAGATGCCGTGGCTTGAACCTGTCACCCTTAGCGGACCTCACGCCCGGCTCGAGCCTCTCGCCAAATCCCACTGCGACGGCTTGATCGCGGCCGCGCAGGACGGCGATCTCTCAAAGATCTGGTACACCGCGATCCCGGCGCCGGAAAAGATGGACGCCGAGATCGACCGGCGCCTGTCGCTGCAGGCGGCGGGCGCGATGCTGCCCTGGACGGTGAAGGATGCCACCGGCAAGATCGCCGGCATGACGACCTACATGAATGTCGATGCCGCCAATCGCCGGGTCGAGATCGGTTCGACCTGGTACGGCAAATGGGTCCAGCGCACCGCGCTCAATACGCAATGCAAGCTGATGCTGCTGGAGCACGCCTTCGAGAAGCTCGATTGTATCGCGGTGGAATTCCGCACGCATTTCTTCAACCACCAGTCCCGCCGCGCCATTGAGCGTCTCGGCGCCAAGCAGGACGGCATCATGCGCAATCACCAGATCGCGCCGAACGGCACGCTGCGTGATACGGTGGTGTATAGTATTCTCCCCGGCGAATGGCCGACGGTGAAGGCGCATCTGACTTATCAGTTGGATGAGAAGGCGCGGTGATCGCGTAGCCCGGATGGAGCGAAGCGCAATCCGGGGACCGGCGATGTGCTGAGGCTCTGATTCCTGGATTGCGCTTCGCTTCATCCAGCTACGGACTCACTTCTTCGGATAAATCCGGTCGATCAGTTTCCCGCAATAGTCCGGCGTTGGCGGCTCCTGGCTGATCAGGATGCGATAGACGATGGGCGCAACGATGTGATCGATGACTTCTTCGATATCGAACGGCGTCTCGCCGCGCGCCTTGGCCCGCTCGGTGAGGGTCGTGAGATGGTCGTTGGTGAAGCTGCAGCAGACACAGGCCTGTCCGTCCGCCGCGTCCAGCGTCCCGTCCCGCAGCAGCGCGCGGCCGACCGGCGATGACATTTCCTCGGCATATTGCTCGATGAAGGCCCGCAGGTCGGTCTCAACGGCGCCGGTGTCGTCGGGCTCCCCGATCGGCCGCAACCGCGCCACGGCAACGTCGGCCAGCAGCGATTGCAGGTCACCCCAGCGGCGGTAGATGGTGGAGGGCGTGACGCCGGCCTCGGCAGCAATTTGCGGCACCGTGATCTGGTTTCGGGTGGAAAGGCCGCCCAGTTTGCGCACAGCATCATGCACGGCGCCCTGAATGCGCGCGCTTCGACCGCCCGTCCTGGTTCGTTCTTTCGCCGCCACGTCGTCTCCCGAAGACAAGCCATGCTAAAATGCCGCCATCTCTTAACGCAAAAGATTTGCATTAAGCGGTGAGGCGTCCTAGCTTCACTAAAGCAAATAATTAGCCTTTAGGAGGCCGCCATGCAAGGAAGCTCCGGGGAGACCTGCGTCTCTGCATCATCAGGCGCGGCGACCGCAAAGCGTGCCCCGCTTTGGGTCATGACGGCTTATAGCTTTGTAGCCGCCGGCACGGTGGTCGGCAGCAGCAGCGCGGCGACGCCGCTTTATCGGCTTTATCAGGAGAGCATGCATCTCACGCCGCTGATGATCACGCTGGTCTTCGCGGTCTATGCGATCAGTCTGCTTGCGGCGCTCCTCACGGTTGGGGGACTATCGGACTATGTCGGTCGGCGTCCGGTCATTCTGGGCGGCCTGATCGTCAATGCCGTGGCCATGATGTTGTTCTCCTATGCCACCGATGTCGGCGACCTCATCCTTGCCCGCGCCGTTCAGGGGCTCTGTGTCGGTGCCTCGACGACGACGCTCGGTGCTGCCATTCTCGACAGCGACCGTATACGTGGACCGCTGCTCAACAGCGTCAGCGCCTTCATCGGCCTGATGGTCGGCGCGCTCGGCGCCGGGCTGCTGGTGACCTTCGCGCCTGATCCGTTTCATCTCGTCTATGAAGTGTTGTTCGCGATCACCGCTGTGCTGATCGTGCTGTTGTGGTTCATGCCCGAAACGGTGTCACGCAAGTCGGGTGCTCTCGCATCGCTCCGGCCGAATATGCGGGTGCCCGCGCAGTCGCGCGCGGCGCTGTTGATGGTGGCGCCGGCGACGATTGCGAGCTGGGCGCTTGGCGGTTTCTATCTGTCGCTGATGCCGACCATCGTTGCTGTCACCATGGGAGTCAGTGCACCATGGGTTGGCGGTGTCGTCGTCGCGGTGTTGATGCTGTCGGGCGCGTTGTCGGTAGGGGCGTTGCGCCATCTGCCGGCACGCCGGTTGCTGCTGATCGGAACTGTCACTTTGTCCATCGGCGTAGCGGTCACGCTGCTCGGCATCCAGCAGCACAGCACCATGGCACTCTTCCTCGGAACGGCCATTTCCGGAATCGGCTTCGGATCGTCCTTCGCAGGCGTGCTCAGCACATTGCTGCCGACCGCCGAAGCGCATCAGCGCGCGGGCCTGCTGGCGACGTTCTATGTGATCTCGTATCTAGCCTTCAGCCTGCCAGCGCTGGCGGCCGGCGTCTCGGTGCCGTTCGTCGGGCTGGCCGTCGTCGCTTATGTTTATGGCGCCGTCGTCATCGTGCTCGCGATCGTGTCGTTGATCGCCTCACTGCGGAGTTCAGAATAGAAAAGGGCGGCAAAATGGCCGCCCTCCGGTATCTCAGACTTCGCGGCGGTTCAGGAAGGCTAGCCGCTCGAACAGGTGCACGTCCTGCTCGTTCTTGAGCAGCGCGCCATGCAGCGGCGGGATCAGCTTGCGCGGATCGCGTTCGCGCAGCTGCTCCGGCGACATGTCCTCATTGACCAGCAGCTTCAGCCAGTCGAGCAGTTCCGAGGTCGATGGCTTCTTCTTCAGGCCCGGCACGTCGCGCACCTCGAAGAAGATGCGCATGGCTTCGGCGACCAGGCGCTGCTTGATGCCCGGGAAATGGACTTCGACGATCGCGTTCATCGTCTCCATTTCGGGGAACTTGATGTAGTGGAAGAAGCAGCGGCGCAGGAAAGCGTCCGGCAATTCCTTCTCATTGTTTGACGTGATGATCACCACCGGGCGCTTGCTGGCCTTGATAGTCTCGCCGGTCTCGTAGACATGGAATTCCATACGGTCGAGTTCGAGCAGCAGATCGTTCGGGAACTCAATGTCGGCCTTGTCGATTTCGTCGATCAGCAGCACCGGACGCTCGGCATGGGTGAAAGCTTCCCACAATTTTCCGCGCTTGATGTAGTTGGCGATATCCGACACGCGGGGATCGCCGAGCTGGCTGTCGCGCAGGCGCGAGACCGCGTCGTATTCATACAGGCCCTGCTGCGCCTTGGTGGTGGACTTGATGTGCCAGGTCAGCAGCGGCGAGCCGAGCGCCTTGGCCACTTCCTCGGCCAGCACGGTCTTGCCGGTGCCGGGTTCGCCCTTCACCAGCAGCGGGCGCTCCAGCACGATGGCGGCATTGACGGCGACCTTGAGGTCATCGGTGGCGACGTAGTCTTT
It contains:
- a CDS encoding TetR/AcrR family transcriptional regulator, giving the protein MAAKERTRTGGRSARIQGAVHDAVRKLGGLSTRNQITVPQIAAEAGVTPSTIYRRWGDLQSLLADVAVARLRPIGEPDDTGAVETDLRAFIEQYAEEMSSPVGRALLRDGTLDAADGQACVCCSFTNDHLTTLTERAKARGETPFDIEEVIDHIVAPIVYRILISQEPPTPDYCGKLIDRIYPKK
- a CDS encoding SMP-30/gluconolactonase/LRE family protein, coding for MSSPNIRVLATDLAFPEGPVVMPDGSVVLVEIRAQQLTRVYPDGRKEVVAKIPGGPNGAALGPDGKMYITNNGGFSWVPSRGTLMPHAPEPHEYIGGAIQRVDLTSGKVETLFTKCGEHNLKGPNDLVFDKQGGLWFSELGKRRARDMDVGGAYYIKPGMSEITEQVIGVLPANGIGLSPDEKTMYIAETPTGRLWAYNVGSPGEVVAADTIYRGERGRPICGLGGYQMFDSLAVEASGNVCVATLVSGCISVIAPDGKLVEQVETGDRVTTNIAFGGPELKTAYITLSGKGELIAMDWPRGGLPLNFLNK
- a CDS encoding ABC transporter substrate-binding protein produces the protein MFASLPRKTTLALAVFLIGACILPASAQKKYDPGASDTEIKIGNIMPYSGPASSYASIGKSEAAYFRMVNDQGGVNGRKINFISYDDAYSPPKTVEQARKLVESDEALLIFNPLGTATNSAIQKYMNMKKVPHLFVSSGASKWADPKHFPWTMGWSPSYHNEGRIWATWILKNHPDAKIGVLFQNDDMGKDYFSGVREGLGDKADKMIVTQASFETSSPTVDSQIVQIRTANPDIFLNIASPKFAAQAIKKVAELNWKPVQMLVNVSQSVGSVIKPAGFDNAQGVISAAYMKDPTDPQWKDDPTIKEWIAFMDKYYPDGDKNDIYTLYGFGIARTLVHILQQCGDNLTRDNVMKQATSLDYEVGIFLPGTRVKTSATDYSPLQQLQMMRFKGERWELFGPVLSSE
- a CDS encoding GNAT family N-acetyltransferase, producing the protein MPWLEPVTLSGPHARLEPLAKSHCDGLIAAAQDGDLSKIWYTAIPAPEKMDAEIDRRLSLQAAGAMLPWTVKDATGKIAGMTTYMNVDAANRRVEIGSTWYGKWVQRTALNTQCKLMLLEHAFEKLDCIAVEFRTHFFNHQSRRAIERLGAKQDGIMRNHQIAPNGTLRDTVVYSILPGEWPTVKAHLTYQLDEKAR
- a CDS encoding ABC transporter substrate-binding protein: MHDWNVLRAITLASFALALPATASHAQKKYDTGASDTEIKIGNIMPYSGPASSYATIGKTEAAYFKMINEKGGINGRKITFISYDDGYSPPKTVEQARKLVENDEVLFILNPLGTPGNTAIQKYMNTKKVPQLFVSTGAAKWADPKNFPWTMGWQPSYQAEARIYAQYIMKNHPGKKVGVLYANDDFGKDYIVGLHEGFGDKLKDYIVTEVPYETASPTVDSQIVQIKAANPDIFINIATPKFAAQAIKKVGEMGWKPVHIVTNVSASVGSVMKPAGYANSQDVLSAAYMKDPKDPTWKDDAGMKEWSAFMDKYYPEGDKDDGATVFGYGVSQGIVQVLKQCGDDLTRENIMKQAANLNMEIGIYLPGTKIKTSPTDFSPLEQLQMMKFKGESWELFGPLMSGEKAS
- a CDS encoding AraC family transcriptional regulator encodes the protein MTIVDTPILPLSDRRRSTADGVHMLATRYPKGTRLDTHAHREAQLVYAAAGTMQVTTPKGRWLVPPDRAVWVPAHLPHAIDVLADIEMRSLYFNTEWLARAPNDDLASEFVVRVSRLLHEAILALFDGRNDPARIDLLIRLAMLELQQAGDPTTFMPLPQEPRCRRAAEIVLADPTRNYEIETLAQMVGTSTRTLSRLFSVETKLSFKSWCQRARIAAAIERLSVNGGASMKQLASELGYASVPAFSHAFRQVTGKSPTEFVATK
- a CDS encoding MFS transporter encodes the protein MTAYSFVAAGTVVGSSSAATPLYRLYQESMHLTPLMITLVFAVYAISLLAALLTVGGLSDYVGRRPVILGGLIVNAVAMMLFSYATDVGDLILARAVQGLCVGASTTTLGAAILDSDRIRGPLLNSVSAFIGLMVGALGAGLLVTFAPDPFHLVYEVLFAITAVLIVLLWFMPETVSRKSGALASLRPNMRVPAQSRAALLMVAPATIASWALGGFYLSLMPTIVAVTMGVSAPWVGGVVVAVLMLSGALSVGALRHLPARRLLLIGTVTLSIGVAVTLLGIQQHSTMALFLGTAISGIGFGSSFAGVLSTLLPTAEAHQRAGLLATFYVISYLAFSLPALAAGVSVPFVGLAVVAYVYGAVVIVLAIVSLIASLRSSE
- a CDS encoding enoyl-CoA hydratase/isomerase family protein, encoding MSEPVASSTSDEVLYSVADNIATITLNRPERMNTISREMLAQLSALFLKADADPDVRVVVLTAAGRMFCAGLDMVSATQGKGIGSANDANSSRTTLDMKSAQPIVMFNMEKPTICLLNGAAAGYGMDIALNCDIRIMAESAKFAAAFVKRGVVPESGGTWFLPRMIGWAKAAELIFTGRTLSARESLDMGLTNEVVADAELQARGRAVATEIAANAPLAVQAAKRMMRAGLSENFGEHVHHVFLQLLPLFRTDDFREGMASFLEKRPADFKGR
- a CDS encoding helix-turn-helix transcriptional regulator, with protein sequence MLNSPVEFETLVDEIYEASVVADRWPRLLDRLSVIAEGEGALIFAAAPGAPRWLASTSIHDRIERWTRGPFAQRNPRSERLVPNTEARFLTDLDRFTIEELDNEPFYEEVLRKGGLGWCVGTTIRSPAGDTLVISVEKAHAKGPVPRAVAEQLDVLRPHLARAAVLSGRLGFERARTAVNTLEMIGLPAAAVRHNGKAVAANAGFLALAPAVHVGAQDQVQFSSQAAQTIFQDALTKPATLTKTGRSIPVAGSDANAPFIAHVLPLRLSGLDLFAGAVSIVFLTPVTEQRSPGPELLQALFDLTPAEARIASLVIDGKSVDSISKIQSVSLNTVRTQLKSVFVKTGVDRQVDLVRLLGQRPGRSSFS
- a CDS encoding MFS transporter, with translation MNSPTRVITLVNVAHFIDHYAMLIFAAAVLVMGPAMGKTYTELLPYATPGFVAFGAGSLFTGWLGDRWSRRHMMVIFFYGIGLSMVSVGFVQTPLQLGAALFAVGLFASIYHPVGTAMIVSYADKLGSAMGVNGVFGNFGVASSALITGVIGQYLGWRWAFIIPGLATIAAGVVFMQQVAHEDRSGFKQAAAQARVAKSDMWRVIVALLVTVIAISTVFNAITIALPKLFAERLTELTQSPATLGVIAACVYVFGALTQYNIGWLIDRYSLKAVCLPLSLLLAPFLYFAATLSNEGLILVAIGVIIGLFGQITVNETIVGKYTAEEWRSRAYAVRYFVGFTAAGASVGLVAWLYETGGFMLMLHSFAALSVLVIIAALILPPELPAKTQT